TTAGAGTGTTTTGAGGTTGTTGAGTGCCGAGTAGCTTGTACATATTGCTgcgtttcatttatttaaaaaatgcaaagaagaaaagacaaaagaaacaaacttttGTGTCTGCTGAATCTTCCTAAGCtagtgaaaatatgaaaaggaAACCCGGCTATGAAGACTTGTAGGCCCGAAAATGATCAAAGTCGTGCTTTTCACTGTATATTCTAATTACCTATAAAGCACACGACAGCTCTGGATGCTAATAATCTTCAAAATTTTTGATGTTGGAATAAGTTTGATCTGGAGCTCCTGACAACAAACTCTCCCTCTCGGTTACCATGGAGACGCAGTTGCCGTACATACACCCCCAGTTTTATCCCACTCCTGCCTCATCCCATCTGTCTTGCTCTTCATTTTGATGCTGCTTTTGTGAGACATTGTCAGTGCTGTCCATCGTCATTCATGTTTCGCTCGGGTTCAAATTGAAAAAGGCTAAACAGATGTCATGTTTATGTCGCTGAACAGTCACCACAGGGTCCCGAAGCCCGCCAGTGCAACCTTATGACGACACTACCCAGAGTGCATTGTGACGTTAACAACAATGGCGACCTAcgagttagttttttttttaatatcactttattaTAACTGATACtaacatttatcttttaagAACTACAAGTCTTCATAGCTGGGGTtcctttaataaaaaacattttctgagctGCAGATCATATAAACCAAACATTAAGTGGTCAATACAtcataaataaagagaaagaacaTTTGTAGAGAATTGGCAGTTTAACATAATTGTTGCATGAGTTCACAGaatacaattaaattaaatgtttgttttttttttaaaatttgtttacAAGTGACGTCCTGTGAACACCTGACTGTTACTGGGAGCAGTTCACAGGTGACGCCAGTGGGGGCGATAGCGAGCTACTGACGTGTGGTTACTACTAAAAATTAAACATAGAAGAAGACGACGCTCTGCAACAAGCGAGACTGAATGCAAATAATGCAGAAAGGAACCACATGAGAAGTATTTAAAGGctttgaagtctttttttttttcttttaaagtccACATTGATTTGCCAGACTAAAGGATTTTGGAGCAAACATGGCGGCTACGGAAACTGGCGATGGACATCAACGTATGGCCACCAATCAAGACTCGCCTGCTGGCGCGGTAATTTTCTGCACGTTGTTACGGCTGTGTAGATTCCTTATAACGTTGTTATGTTAAGATGTTTATATATCTAGGATAGCTTCATCTGGAGTAGATGATTCATTTGCACAGTGGTTAGTTGTTGTGGCGTGTGTTACGCGACAACAGCTAGCTAACCGTAGCGAGCTAACAGACAGGTGTGCACAAGTGTAAGCAAGCTAGCCTTAGCTTAGCGAGCGTTCAGCTAGTTATCCTGTTTATAGGTCATTTCATTTGCAGACATGTCATTATAACATGGCTGAATTAAAGGAAGCGACACACACGGAGGTAAATGCACAATTTCTTTCCGAATGGGCGCTGGGTTGTAGCTGTTAGCTCCACATCCCTGCAGCAGTAGCGCTGGTTGTGTTTACATTACAAGAGCAGTGCTGTCGGATCAGCAACAAGCTAATCTGTTTTCTTCATGTGATCGCACTAAATAACACTGAACTGACAGcgtgtgtgcacagtgtgtcagtgtcatgtACCTTTTAATCACCCGTGTTTTTATACCAGCTGTCTCTTTATTCAAGCACATCGGCTTTTATCACGTTTAAGCTAGCTCCATTGTAAAGTTAACTACATTTTCTACATGAGCACATTGCAGGACTCATATATTGCGATTGAAACGCATAATGAGCCTAAAAAATGGCACTGTGTagtctggagaagaaattcaaactcagaatatgaatatttacagtattaatgaggcaGTGATacaactcagaaatatttagtttttcccataactgaataaacaagctgttctcagaggaaaataagttcccagaacactgtttgtttatatgtggtggaccctgccacccttcttGCTTCAAAGTACaacagtttgaaattgtgttgtcattaaaggtcagtttgtttattcagtttattcagtcatcaaaacaaagaacatctgtttatttagtttgttcagggAAAGAAAAACCAGTCTTTGTCATCTGATTTACATTTATCTCcccaaactacacagtgctcctttttaaaggaacagttcgcccCAAAAAATAGATGCTGTCACTATCTACCTGTCCCCATGCcagtggaaagtcaggtgaagttttgtcatccacaaaacatttctggagcttcacagcaaaacagtgttgtagcgttctcctgaacaactgaagtaaacggagacttgttttaaaacgaaAAAGACCTATCCTGTTTATTGCCCTGTCAAtcatttgggggaaaaaaacaaacaaacaaaaaatcattGGTTAACCTtatctctgaagtgtgttcctTCATTTCCTGAAAGCATTTCTTCATTAGAAGTCACACGATGAGGGTTGGtgtgttgggttttagtgtgtttcttcATGCACCTCCTGTAGATTTCAgtacagctgtcaccacagtctggcccACAGCAAGATTCAGCGATGTAATGACCCttccttatttttttaagttactCTAACCCGTCTACAGTGGGTGCATTCACCCGACTGCACTTTGAGGGTGTTGAATACATATTTCCAAATCTATTTGAGATCTCTTGGGTTCCAGCGATGTGGACTGTGCTAGAAGAGCTGTATGAGGGGATTAGATTATAATTTCTaggtagttttttttatgtttgaaataATTCTCCATCAAATTCAGCTGTTTCGGAGAACGctgcaacattgttttgctgtgaaactcctgAAACGTTATGTGGACGACAAAACTTCCATTTGCATTGGGCTGAACTTTTGGGTGAGCTCATCCTTTAAACCTGCTCTTTCAGTTGTGTTGTGAAAAATCAACCGTGTGAAGTATCGATACTTTTGCCAACCTCAGCAGTTAATAAGACTGTTTTGTAAATACATGATGAGGTTTTTTTAAGTAAAGCTTCAGCATGGCCATTCAACTAATGATGGCTTTTGTTTTACATGCTTGAAGTATTATCCTGGGATTGTACAGAATAATTGTTTATTGTCTGACACAGGtgacagaggaggtggaaggaGAGTCGGTGGAAGCTGTTTCAGAGCCAAGATCATCAGTGGATGTTAAAGACCCAGAGCTTGCTTGCCGAGCCTCTCCGAGCCTCTCTGAACGTGGAGAGCAGGACGactttgttgctgctgaaaaagagatggaaagtaaagaaactgaacaaaaagaaactgaggCTGAATCCGCGTCTCCTGAAAACGAACCGTCTTCACAGTCGTCCTTCTTTACAGAAGTCAGCACAGTTTTGGTTCAGGGTGGTGAATCGGATAGCACATCAGCGTCTGAACAAGAGGTGAAAACTGAGGAAGACTCTGAGTTATACGAAGAAAATGTTGCAGCAAAGGACAACAGCTcagaggaaagtcctgcaggaCCCGACATCAGTGAGGACTCAAATACAGACAAGACATCTGAACACAAGGAggcaacaaacacagatgaaaagacGAGCACAGACATCGACGCACAGCAGGAAAAGTCGTCTCTATTGAGGGTTTCAACAGCGGACGACCTCGACGAGATGATGGACATTGGAACGGTGGATCAGGTGGAGCAGGAAGCTCTGatgaaagaagaggaagtgaaCTGTTTGATGGATGTGGAGAGCAGCCGTTCACCTGCCTTTTCTAATACAGGTAAAGtaaaagttttctttctttgttatttttggcTCAGTTTTTGCTCTCATgatgcagagaaacattttcaaagggGAGAGCTTATTGCTTATTGAAGTTTTTAGACAGTTATGGAGCTAATGAAGTGTCATACATGACAACTGTGTGTAAAATTACGATCTCATGTATGTAACACCAGACATGTTTGAAGGGGGCTATTTTGAGGTCTATTTAACAACTCTAAAAGAAAATTGATAAATTATTAGATTAATAGTAATTCTGGAATTTGCTGTGGCAGGTAATATATTCCTTTACATTAACTGAGGGGCCTGATGTGCCGTCAGCTGATCAGTGTCTGTGGCCGTAGTTGTTGCCATGTGTGCCACATTGTGGGCGGCTCTTCGGTTTACTCACCATCTTGAATTGTTGGCAGAACCGTCAGCGTTAGAAATCACTCTGACTGGCTGTTCAGCCAAGCaaaatgagaagagaaacagaaacagagggatAGTCTTTTCATATCGTTGGTGTTAGTATCCATTATTTCACCTAATGAGTGTGGCCTCTCCCTATTTTTTAGCCTCCACCTCTTCACcagtgctgttttttattttgttgctcgGGCAATGTATGAAAAACACTCTAATGGCAGTCTTCAAACGTTTACTCATAAACTGGTGGCTGCGCAGACCTGGAGCAACTTCTGTTACTATTTAAATGatgaaaggcttttttttggCAGAGCCTTTAAGTTGGGAACTAGTTaacagagctgagctgagccaCAGAAATACAGAGCTGAGATCTAGTTCAAAGGTAGTTCAGCAGGGCAGAAGCGCTCCAACATAGTTCTACTTCTCCAGTTAAAAGTACTTGGAAGCTGCTCACAGCTCTGCAGCGTCCCACTAATTTCTATGTTTTAAAATTTCTCTCGCAGCCACTGATGCAGAGGACAGGATCTCTGTTAAGGAGGAAACAGATGTAGAGCCCGCTGTAGTAGCTCCACCTGCAGAGGAGGACCAGGTGGAGGACGTGAAAGTGGCTGTAGACTCGATGCAGTCCagcctgtctcctctgtctgaaactaCACTCAGTGGTGAGTGTCGTCAGAGCAGCGCTGTTTCCccaaaagcacaaaaatgtttaataataaaaGCAAGTGTGTGTGATCAGTTTCCCCCCGTCATCAACAGTAGTATTGAATAATGCCGATTTCAAGACACTCTATTGAAGTTAGAGATTCCAGAATCTACTTTAcactttttattcagtgttaacTTACTGACATGTTGCTCGTGTTCCTGTAGGGAGGGAGAGCTCGTCACCAGTGACCATGGTGAACGGGATGAAGGTGGTTAAGCTCGACACTGTAAGTACAAGACAGTAAAACTGCCTCAGTGTGACAGGTTTGTATTTTCACTGCTTAAATGTCACATTAGTGAAATTAGATCACTTTCAGTTTCCTAGAAATatctttaaatatgttgtttcttttcaaagaacacattaatgcagccATTGGGTCCTTTTGTTCATCCTCAGTGTTTTATTGGATAGTAAATGTGTTTATACATCCTGTTGTTAATGAACACGGCTGAGACAGTTTTGTAAAAACAATTTATggtgtttttaaattaataaattactCTGCACAAGAAATATGACTGCGTggttttatgaaaaaaaatacatgcttGATCTCAATATTGCAAATTAATTCTGTGTTCTGTGATTTTGCTCTGACAACATGAGTACAAATACAGAAATTGTAGTATTATTTCTCTAACAACTTACTAAAACCTACATGTACATCTGAGAGATTTGCTAATATTCTTTTTATACTTGTCTTTGTACaagttgtcatgtttttgaatTTTACATCAGCGTTAGTATGTAGTAAGGCTGGGATGTTACCATGGAAGTTGGAATCTGCATCAAAATCTTCAATAATGTaatttttcttgtcttgtcctGTTGTAGGACAGGTTACAGGTCGGCACTTCGCCAGTCAAGTCGTCTCCTTCACCACCTTTGGTCAAGGTGAAGGATGAGCCCTCTGACGATGAGTACGAACAAGCCCTGATATCCTCGACGTCTTCAGCGAGCGTGAAAGACGAGCCCAACACAAGGGTGAGACACACACTTCTGAGGAATATTAAAAGTTCAGCCTTTCATGTTAATCTGATTGTCACAACAAGGTCAATCAGAAATAGAGGTTATGTGCAACATGGCCACTGCTAGCAGCTTGTCTACTGTCCAAAGTAAAAAACATCTGCAAGAGTCCCAATCTGACCcagaaaccctgatctcagtgaTATTTAAAGACACACGACCTCTTGTGTTTGGACATGGAAGATTATGATGTGATGAAGACCGCAGACACTTATTATGAATAATTTGAGAGATTCACACTAGACGTTCATTCAGGATTTGATGGATCCAGAGACACTGACCTCTGCCTCACTGATCTGTTATCAACAGGAGGATTTGAGGATTGGATCGGTCTTCTCAGTGAACTCAGCGTCTGAAACACAGACGCTGCCCATCATCAATCCGTCCTCCATGTACATGTACTGCTCCCACTGCAATAAGAACCTGAGGAAAGGGCAGACTGCTTTCCAGAGGAAGGGTTCCCCAGCACTCTTCTGCTCCACCGAATGCCTCACCACATCTCTGCCTGCAGTCAAAGGAAACTCTAAGACCTGCCACAACTGCCAAAAGTGAGTTCAACAGGGGGCAGCATCATCGTTACATACTTAGACAGTGAAGAATATAACAATATAGCTGCAGATAAACTGGATTGTGTCAGAGTTCACTGAGCTCGgatctcctctctttctctcaggttgATATTTCGGCCTCAGGACGTCATTCTGGCTCCGGACGGTAAAGGAGCCATGAAGGACTTCTGCAGCCAGAACTGTCTGACCTCCTTCAACTACAAGAGGAGCACCGCCGCCAAAAAGTCAACACATCCGACAGCACCACAGTCACTCTGCAGCATGTGTACCAGATACTGCATCGTAAGTCAGACAGAACAGGGCTGCAATTTTCACAGTGTATTGATCTGCCAGTTATCTTGAAAAACACCTGCTATAATTTCTCAGAGTTCAAGGTGAAAtctagtcttttttttaatctgacctACTTTTTCAGATCTGAAAATCTTCAGTTAACAGTCAGATGAAAACGTAAAGTGAGAGCAGTCAATTTACTGAAAAACTTAACTGATGGATTCAGTCAAAATTTCTGTTGACTGACTTTTATAGATGAGTTTCCTAATTGTTTTAGCTTTAAAATAAGGACAAAGATTGTCCTGTGAATAACATTACATAGTAGTACAGAGTTACTACACGCAGCCTTTTAGCACTCTGTCCCTGTAACTGAAGGGTTCATTTCTGAAacaacacacttttttgttgtCATCCGTCCTCCAGAGCAAACACGAGGTGATCCTGACCGGTGCCGTCCACAAGCTCTGCAGTGACGCCTGCTTCAACCGTTTCCGTACCGTGAACAACTTGTCCATGGCCGGCTGTGCGAACTGCGGCTCCTACTGCCACAACAAGCCGCTCATGCTGAAGATGGACCGCAGCAGCAAAACTCTGTGCAACGCAGAGTGTCTGGCCAAGTACAAAGAGGtatgaaaattaaatgtaaaaaaataaaatcagagacTAACAGGAATGTGTTTGGGTCAGAGACTGTCATGGCCGACTTAAcatcccttctttctttttgtattcTCACTCTTGTAATAGAAAACCAAGACGACTCAGCCGTGTACGATGTGTCGCACCACCCGTTTGCTGGCAGAAATGGTTGACGTCAAAAACAGCGACGAGTCGGTGAACCTCTTCTGTAGCAGCAGTTGTGTGATGGCGTTCAAAGTCCAGACCGTCAGTGCATCAGGTACCACAAGACTTTGATGTGTGCGTCAGTACTGTACTCATGAACATTGTCTTTTAATAAAACTTGCTTTCTTTCTCAAAGGTGCTCGGTTGTGTTGTGATAATTGCGGCAAACACACAGTCCCGGCCTACCACCTGGCCATGTCCGACACCTCCATCAGGAACTTCTGCACTCTGCCGTGTGTCATGGCTTTTCAGGTACAGCTCAGCTTGTGCTCGATCAAAACTCGTTTATGACGCTTGTCGTTAAATCATGTTGGAAATCAAAACTGTTTGTACTTGAAGGCTGGGTGAAAAGCTGGGGGTGGAGGAGTTGTTTAAATTTTgggttttgggttttttaaGTTTATATCTTTGGAGGAGAGATTTGGGCACCTGCTGtaagaaaattgtgtttttcttgatttaGAAAAAAGCATTTTGGACATATATTATCACTgtatctgtgtttaaaaaatccaccaaaactcacatttgtttttgtgctgatttgatttgacacaCTTTGCTTATTCTGCACCAAAGACAGTACCTCACATTGGATTTCAACCCAACactctattgtttttttctggcactGCAGGAAAAGTTCAAGAAATCCCAGAAACAGGTTAACGTTTTTACCAAGTTACCTGTCGGATCCACTCAGATCCAGTCCGTCATTCCCATCCAATCTCAGCGAGAAGCTTCCAAAGGATCAAAGAAACTgagctgctccctctgctcccgTGGCATCACTTTTAAACCTGAAGTCATCCAGATCAAGGTaacttgtgtatttgtgtgttgtaaTGTGTGTTCAGTCTACTGGAATCTTATATTACATACAGTTTTGCATATAAAATACTTCTTTGACACTTCCAGGCTGATGAGAATAGATTTGATTCTCAATTTCTGATGGCATTACCAGTAAGGATCACAAGAATTCactaaaaaaactgttttcacctCTTTGTAATCTGTCCATCTGTAATGTGGACAGATGATTAATCGTTAATTTCAACTCCGTGTGTGTAGGACAAGATGGTTTTCGTGTGCAGCGTGGATTGTTCTCACGAGTTCAAGAAAACCAACTTTGTGACTTCCCTGTGTGAATACTGTAAGATGGAAAAGATCACCAAAGATGCCAAGAGAATTAACAACAAGGACTGCTTCTTCTGCAGCGACGGTAGGGTgacagtttgatattttgaataTCAGGGCCAATGAGCATGATGTcaaattatggtcccatttagagtaaaactGACAATAAAGCAGGGTATGATTGAGGTCACGGTAATCATGGCATGTCCTCAGGGTCTCAGCCAGATCAGATCAGGATATCCTCCACCAGCTGTCTTTAGTTctgggttaaaaaaacaaaaacaaagatggtgaCAGCTGTAATGCCAAACTTGAGGCTTCAGCACAATAATCCActaaccactgagtgacatcacggTGGGTTTacactctcctctccctcctctcaagGCTGTAAACTCCTCTTCCGACACGACCTGACTAAAAACTGGGGGAAACACTGTCACTCCTGCGTCTACTGCCACTCTGTGTCCAAGAAGCTGGTGACGGCTCAGTACGGAGGCTCGACCGAGGAGTTCTGCTCTGAGGAGTGCAGGTCCAAATACACCATGCTCTTCTGCCATGTAAGCAAGACGCCTCGATGTGGTTATCAGTATAACCAAAGTGATGCTCTGCCTCGACTCAGCGTTTACCCACTGTTTTCTCTCAGGTTGCAAAGTGTGACACCTGCGGCCGTAAAGGGAAACTGAAGCAGAGTCTCGCCATGCTGGGAGAAGTCAAACACTTCTGTGACCTGACGTGTCTGCTGCAGTTCTGCTCGGATAAAGTGGCCACGCAGGGTGAGGTCTTCAAAGGTGTGTATTCTTGTTCCCATTTCAAGTTATATTTCGTTGATCAGCTGAACCTGACTTGTTGGTTAAAATGTTATGATCTGTAATCATCGCTGTGACATTGTTAGGTACCGGGGAGGACACGCCCGTCATCGCCAATGTCATCTCGCTGGCAGGAACTCCCCCGGGGAAATCCAGTGCTTCTGAGCGAGCTGCGcagcaaagtaaacaaaaacGCTTAAACAagcatttaaatgtactttgtaaTGGAACTGCTATGATTGGTCAATGGATGCATTTATCGGAAAAAATAATAACCGGAAATtaatttctcagtttttttacttttcaagcaaaaatgtaaaaactttgTGAGACATTTCTTTGAACAGATGATTTAATCCTTAAATATTGTGTAttcactgaaaattaaaaagctgaagcTCTACTGTGTAACACGCTGTATCCTGATTCAACTATTTGCCAGTGTTCATTGAGAAGGTTTTTATACTTTGTCACTTTCTCAGCAGGCACAGGCTCTACCTTTCAATCAAAGAACTCTGGACATGTAAGTTGTCGTGTTTTATTTGCGTATTATAGTAGTAGTATTACAACTTTTGATCTTCATGTTCTCAAAATGATCATTTACATGCCATTCTGATGGCAAATGAATCATGTTTGACCGGCACAGAATCAGACGTTGGTTCACTGTTGAGTCTGTGGTGCACAGACGGCCATTTGTGGGAATCTGCGCTCTGGCTGCCACTCATTTTTGAACATTATTAGTTTTGAAGTTGTTTATGTGTCACGTGTCGACCCTTCAGATCAGTATTCAGACAGATCCAGTGAagtcagctcctcctcctcctggaccAAAGATCCTGAAGAACAAGGCTCTGCTCTGCAGACCGCTGGTGCAGAATAAAGGGGTCTCATGCAGAACACAGACAGCCGACTGTGAAGTACAAACAGGtaaattcaacacacacaccttcaaaaACTctactgtttttattcttttaagtGTCGTAAGAagctataataataataattatatcaatcaaaataataatagcGATTGTGTAACACAGTGACACTATGAAACTAAAAAATATCATACCTTTGCAACCCCACCCAGCAAAAAAGTTTATTATGAATTCAAAATATATgttaaaaagtgttaaaaaaatgtttcagaacTCAGAATTATTTTCCTGAACACGACTTCATTAAAGCTCAAAGTTTGTGTTCTATATTTAACCAAATACttgccatgtttttttattttactgaggATTATATTGTTGCTCCTGTTGAAACTAATcctcactttttattttcttattttctctctctaaaGACATCTCCTTCCCTCGAGTCATGATTGTGCCTGTCCCAGTGCCGGTGTACATTCCTGTACCGATGAACATGTACAGCCAGTGTACCCCTGAACCTGTGGGCCTGCCAGTTCCGGTACGTCAGACACCACAAACAAGTCTGGTTTTCAAGTGTTAGGTTGCTAAAGTAAAACCCCATCACAAAGGAATTATCTCATCCTCAGAATTAAGAGATTAAATAACTATTAGACAACAATCTAGAACCTCACAGCCTCTTTTATTCTAACCTTTGTCTCCCACAGCTACCTGTACCCATGTTCCTTCCTGTGACCATGGACAGCGCTGAACGCATCGTGGAAACCATCCAGGAG
This window of the Acanthopagrus latus isolate v.2019 chromosome 3, fAcaLat1.1, whole genome shotgun sequence genome carries:
- the zmym4 gene encoding zinc finger MYM-type protein 4 isoform X7 codes for the protein MAATETGDGHQRMATNQDSPAGAVTEEVEGESVEAVSEPRSSVDVKDPELACRASPSLSERGEQDDFVAAEKEMESKETEQKETEAESASPENEPSSQSSFFTEVSTVLVQGGESDSTSASEQEVKTEEDSELYEENVAAKDNSSEESPAGPDISEDSNTDKTSEHKEATNTDEKTSTDIDAQQEKSSLLRVSTADDLDEMMDIGTVDQVEQEALMKEEEVNCLMDVESSRSPAFSNTATDAEDRISVKEETDVEPAVVAPPAEEDQVEDVKVAVDSMQSSLSPLSETTLSGRESSSPVTMVNGMKVVKLDTDRLQVGTSPVKSSPSPPLVKVKDEPSDDEYEQALISSTSSASVKDEPNTREDLRIGSVFSVNSASETQTLPIINPSSMYMYCSHCNKNLRKGQTAFQRKGSPALFCSTECLTTSLPAVKGNSKTCHNCQKLIFRPQDVILAPDGKGAMKDFCSQNCLTSFNYKRSTAAKKSTHPTAPQSLCSMCTRYCISKHEVILTGAVHKLCSDACFNRFRTVNNLSMAGCANCGSYCHNKPLMLKMDRSSKTLCNAECLAKYKEKTKTTQPCTMCRTTRLLAEMVDVKNSDESVNLFCSSSCVMAFKVQTVSASGARLCCDNCGKHTVPAYHLAMSDTSIRNFCTLPCVMAFQEKFKKSQKQVNVFTKLPVGSTQIQSVIPIQSQREASKGSKKLSCSLCSRGITFKPEVIQIKDKMVFVCSVDCSHEFKKTNFVTSLCEYCKMEKITKDAKRINNKDCFFCSDGCKLLFRHDLTKNWGKHCHSCVYCHSVSKKLVTAQYGGSTEEFCSEECRSKYTMLFCHVAKCDTCGRKGKLKQSLAMLGEVKHFCDLTCLLQFCSDKVATQGEVFKGTGEDTPVIANVISLAGTPPGKSSASERAAQQSTGSTFQSKNSGHISIQTDPVKSAPPPPGPKILKNKALLCRPLVQNKGVSCRTQTADCEVQTDISFPRVMIVPVPVPVYIPVPMNMYSQCTPEPVGLPVPLPVPMFLPVTMDSAERIVETIQEIKEKIPSDPFEAELILMAEMVAEQDEKNDTSQRPKEKVVLKEKDRPPAPAPPPEDHTSNYSDDLDTDDLASLLNTWEEASSDVGVRSPSQLYSGEKLNPIMDIPVVEPFTEAPPPAPPPMDIEADVTVETLERMARLREHAERSPSPPPAVTRRRQAPRKAREKKGRKRVSKTAEVSSQKGSSNKALTALTEIPKLKSQYGVDAWKRWIQWRKTQPNLEKPRFGSRPMELKEDVLQCTTAELSYGLCCFITELKRPNGEPYSPDSLFYLCLGIQQYLFENGRVENIFMDRFYNKFSTEFTNMLRGFKPSITASGYIHSRVEEEFLWDCKQLGAYSPIVLLNTLLFFCCKYFGFTTVEQHRQLSFAHVMRCTKTNPNYTKTTFLRFYPPLAVNEGESDPEVPAKRRKEEDSKEDILEMMENTENPLRCPVRLYEFYLSKCSESVKQRTNLFYLHPERCCVPNSPLWFSSTPLDDSTMEAMLTRILTVRELHLKTGTDGGTARKPPEDPPFIPEDEDGDSD
- the zmym4 gene encoding zinc finger MYM-type protein 4 isoform X3; this translates as MAATETGDGHQRMATNQDSPAGAVTEEVEGESVEAVSEPRSSVDVKDPELACRASPSLSERGEQDDFVAAEKEMESKETEQKETEAESASPENEPSSQSSFFTEVSTVLVQGGESDSTSASEQEVKTEEDSELYEENVAAKDNSSEESPAGPDISEDSNTDKTSEHKEATNTDEKTSTDIDAQQEKSSLLRVSTADDLDEMMDIGTVDQVEQEALMKEEEVNCLMDVESSRSPAFSNTATDAEDRISVKEETDVEPAVVAPPAEEDQVEDVKVAVDSMQSSLSPLSETTLSGRESSSPVTMVNGMKVVKLDTDRLQVGTSPVKSSPSPPLVKVKDEPSDDEYEQALISSTSSASVKDEPNTREDLRIGSVFSVNSASETQTLPIINPSSMYMYCSHCNKNLRKGQTAFQRKGSPALFCSTECLTTSLPAVKGNSKTCHNCQKLIFRPQDVILAPDGKGAMKDFCSQNCLTSFNYKRSTAAKKSTHPTAPQSLCSMCTRYCISKHEVILTGAVHKLCSDACFNRFRTVNNLSMAGCANCGSYCHNKPLMLKMDRSSKTLCNAECLAKYKEKTKTTQPCTMCRTTRLLAEMVDVKNSDESVNLFCSSSCVMAFKVQTVSASGARLCCDNCGKHTVPAYHLAMSDTSIRNFCTLPCVMAFQEKFKKSQKQVNVFTKLPVGSTQIQSVIPIQSQREASKGSKKLSCSLCSRGITFKPEVIQIKDKMVFVCSVDCSHEFKKTNFVTSLCEYCKMEKITKDAKRINNKDCFFCSDGCKLLFRHDLTKNWGKHCHSCVYCHSVSKKLVTAQYGGSTEEFCSEECRSKYTMLFCHVAKCDTCGRKGKLKQSLAMLGEVKHFCDLTCLLQFCSDKVATQGEVFKGTGEDTPVIANVISLAGTPPGKSSASERAAQQTGTGSTFQSKNSGHISIQTDPVKSAPPPPGPKILKNKALLCRPLVQNKGVSCRTQTADCEVQTDISFPRVMIVPVPVPVYIPVPMNMYSQCTPEPVGLPVPLPVPMFLPVTMDSAERIVETIQEIKEKIPSDPFEAELILMAEMVAEQDEKNDTSQRPKEKVVLKEKDRPPAPAPPPEDHTSNYSDDLDTDDLASLLNTWEEASSDVGVRSPSQLYSGEKLNPIMDIPVVEPFTEAPPPAPPPMDIEADVTVETLERMARLREHAERSPSPPPAVTRRRQAPRKAREKKGRKRVSKTAEVSSQKGSSNKALTALTEIPKLKSQYGVDAWKRWIQWRKTQPNLEKPRFGSRPMELKEDVLQCTTAELSYGLCCFITELKRPNGEPYSPDSLFYLCLGIQQYLFENGRVENIFMDRFYNKFSTEFTNMLRGFKPSITASGYIHSRVEEEFLWDCKQLGAYSPIVLLNTLLFFCCKYFGFTTVEQHRQLSFAHVMRCTKTNPNYTKTTFLRFYPPLAVNEGESDPEVPAKRRKEEDSKEDILEMMENTENPLRCPVRLYEFYLSKCSESVKQRTNLFYLHPERCCVPNSPLWFSSTPLDDSTMEAMLTRILTVRELHLKTGTDGGTARKPPEDPPFIPEDEDGDSD